The Listeria monocytogenes genome window below encodes:
- a CDS encoding 5'-3' exonuclease → MTENRENLLVVDGMALLFRAFYATAVSKQFMFNQQGIPTNGVQGFMRHMFAAIRQSNPTHTLICWDMGSQTFRNELYDGYKAGRTAPPEEMIPQFDLAKEVAAGFGFVNLGVPGFEADDCIGTITVQASNTIATTVLSGDKDLLQLIAPTNDVWIMQKGYGNYKRYDEATFFEEMGISPRQFIDVKALMGDTSDGYPGVRGIGEKTAIKLIQEFESIEGVLNNLDKLKPAQQTKIQEDLAMLELSQKLARIHTEVPLEIDLPSLKYDGFRDDAFAVVEKYGLKTLTRDIE, encoded by the coding sequence ATGACCGAAAATCGAGAAAATTTGCTCGTTGTTGATGGAATGGCACTGCTTTTCCGAGCATTTTATGCAACAGCCGTTTCCAAACAATTTATGTTTAACCAACAGGGAATCCCGACGAATGGGGTGCAAGGTTTTATGCGCCACATGTTTGCAGCGATTCGTCAGAGTAACCCAACACATACACTAATATGCTGGGATATGGGGTCGCAAACATTTCGAAATGAATTATATGATGGCTATAAAGCAGGCAGAACAGCACCGCCAGAGGAAATGATTCCACAGTTTGATTTAGCGAAAGAGGTAGCTGCTGGATTTGGCTTTGTCAATTTAGGTGTGCCGGGTTTTGAAGCAGATGACTGTATTGGTACAATTACCGTTCAAGCGAGTAATACGATTGCCACTACCGTTTTAAGTGGCGACAAAGATTTACTGCAATTAATCGCACCAACAAATGATGTCTGGATTATGCAAAAAGGTTATGGCAATTATAAACGATATGATGAAGCGACATTTTTTGAAGAGATGGGTATTTCTCCAAGACAATTTATTGATGTAAAAGCATTAATGGGTGACACTTCAGATGGTTATCCGGGTGTTCGTGGAATCGGTGAAAAAACAGCAATCAAGCTTATTCAAGAATTTGAGTCAATTGAAGGCGTCTTAAACAACCTTGATAAACTAAAACCAGCACAACAAACCAAAATTCAAGAAGACTTAGCGATGCTAGAATTAAGTCAAAAATTAGCTCGGATTCATACAGAAGTTCCGCTAGAAATAGACTTGCCTAGCTTGAAATATGACGGTTTCCGCGATGATGCTTTTGCTGTAGTTGAAAAATACGGTTTAAAAACGTTAACGCGCGATATCGAATAA
- the rpsN gene encoding 30S ribosomal protein S14 has protein sequence MAKKSKVAKHERQQALVEQYAELRRTLKAEGRYEELRKLPRDSSPSRLHNRCELTGRPHGYMRKFGMSRIRFRELAHQGQLPGVTKASW, from the coding sequence ATGGCTAAAAAATCAAAAGTTGCCAAACATGAACGTCAACAAGCACTCGTGGAACAATATGCGGAACTTCGCCGGACGCTAAAAGCAGAAGGCCGCTACGAAGAGTTACGCAAATTACCACGCGATTCTTCCCCGTCAAGACTACACAATCGTTGTGAACTAACTGGACGTCCCCATGGATACATGCGTAAATTTGGTATGTCGCGAATCCGTTTTCGTGAACTAGCACATCAAGGACAATTACCCGGCGTGACAAAAGCAAGTTGGTAA
- the chiA gene encoding chitinase ChiA, with protein sequence MNGKQVMVGGLSLLLVGAGLGAFGSTAKAATDDASVMPDISNKQVLVGYWHSWKSSGNDGYQQGTSADIALKDTPKAYNVVDVSFMKGDGVNRIPTFKPVGINDSDFRAQVGALNKEGRAVLLALGGADGHVELKAGDEQAFANEIIRQVETYGFDGLDIDLEQSAITAGDNKTVIPAALKIVKDHYKAEGKNFLITMAPEFPYLKPGSAYESYLTSLANYYDYIAPQLYNQGGDGVWVDETNQWIAQNNDTLKESFLYYMADSFINGTRGYLKIPANKFVFGLPANVDAAATGYVTDPQIVKNVFTRLQAKGTPVKGIMTWSVNWDAGKNKAGVPYNNGFSNAYGPIVGTK encoded by the coding sequence ATGAATGGAAAACAAGTAATGGTTGGTGGTTTGTCTTTACTTTTAGTTGGTGCGGGACTGGGGGCATTTGGCAGTACAGCGAAAGCGGCGACGGATGACGCTTCTGTAATGCCAGATATTTCTAACAAACAGGTGCTAGTTGGATACTGGCATAGCTGGAAATCTTCCGGGAATGATGGCTATCAACAAGGGACTTCGGCTGATATCGCCCTAAAAGATACACCAAAAGCTTATAACGTGGTCGATGTTTCCTTTATGAAAGGAGACGGGGTAAATCGCATTCCAACATTTAAACCAGTGGGAATAAATGATAGCGATTTCAGAGCGCAAGTCGGCGCATTAAATAAGGAAGGTCGGGCCGTTCTTTTGGCACTAGGTGGAGCAGATGGACATGTGGAACTAAAAGCTGGGGATGAGCAGGCGTTCGCGAATGAAATTATCCGTCAAGTAGAAACATATGGTTTTGATGGTTTAGACATCGACTTAGAACAAAGTGCGATTACTGCGGGAGATAATAAAACGGTTATCCCAGCTGCACTAAAAATTGTCAAAGATCATTATAAAGCGGAAGGAAAAAATTTCCTAATTACAATGGCGCCAGAATTTCCTTATTTAAAACCAGGTAGTGCCTACGAAAGTTACCTAACTTCACTTGCTAATTATTATGACTATATTGCACCACAACTATATAATCAAGGTGGCGATGGTGTTTGGGTTGACGAAACAAACCAATGGATTGCGCAAAATAATGATACATTAAAAGAATCTTTCTTATATTATATGGCGGACTCCTTTATTAATGGGACTCGCGGTTACTTGAAAATCCCAGCTAATAAATTCGTGTTCGGTTTACCAGCTAATGTGGATGCAGCCGCAACTGGATATGTAACAGATCCGCAAATCGTCAAAAATGTTTTCACCCGTTTACAAGCAAAAGGCACACCAGTAAAAGGGATTATGACTTGGTCGGTGAACTGGGACGCAGGTAAAAATAAAGCAGGAGTGCCTTATAATAATGGTTTCTCTAACGCGTATGGTCCGATAGTTGGAACTAAATAA
- a CDS encoding nucleobase:cation symporter-2 family protein: protein MLGKGKIAALGFQHVLAMYAGAVIVPLLIGGALGFNGEEMTYLVSIDIFMCGIATLLQLTVNRFFGIGLPVVLGCAVQAIAPIILIGQDMGIGAIYGSIIVSGLFVLLIAPFFSKVVRFFPPVVTGSVVTVIGLTLIPVAINNLAGGEGAKDFGSMYNLGLGFGTLLLIILVYRFGKGFSKAIAVLIGLVGGSLFAALYKGISLGPVSEASWFHMPKPFYFGTPTFEWPAIITMILIALVSMVESTGVYFALSDITERKLTQKDLTRGYRAEGLAIMLGGVFNTFPYTAYSQNVGLVQLSGIKTRKVIYAAAGFLIVLGLIPKIGAVTTIIPTPVLGGAMVAMFGMVVAQGIKMLGKVNFTSQENLLIIACAVGVGLGVTVVPDLFNAFPSFVRLFTSNGIVAGSVTAITLNIIFNMIPHRKDKKVADPEPQHAK from the coding sequence ATGTTAGGTAAAGGGAAAATTGCAGCTTTAGGATTTCAACATGTTCTAGCGATGTATGCTGGAGCGGTGATTGTTCCACTATTAATTGGTGGAGCATTAGGTTTTAACGGAGAAGAAATGACCTACTTAGTTTCGATTGATATTTTTATGTGTGGGATTGCGACATTGCTACAATTAACGGTTAACCGCTTCTTTGGAATTGGTTTACCAGTTGTACTTGGATGTGCGGTTCAAGCGATTGCACCAATTATTTTAATCGGACAAGATATGGGCATTGGCGCGATTTACGGTTCAATTATTGTTTCAGGACTTTTTGTATTATTAATAGCACCATTTTTCTCCAAAGTTGTACGCTTTTTCCCTCCTGTTGTGACTGGTTCGGTTGTAACAGTGATTGGTTTAACACTTATTCCAGTTGCAATTAATAATCTTGCTGGTGGAGAAGGAGCAAAAGATTTTGGCTCAATGTATAATCTCGGCCTTGGTTTTGGGACATTACTTTTAATTATTTTAGTGTATCGTTTTGGTAAAGGGTTTTCGAAGGCGATTGCAGTTTTAATAGGTCTGGTTGGAGGTTCACTTTTTGCAGCACTTTATAAAGGGATCTCACTTGGTCCTGTGAGTGAGGCGAGCTGGTTCCATATGCCGAAACCGTTTTATTTTGGCACACCGACATTTGAGTGGCCGGCGATTATTACGATGATTTTAATTGCGCTTGTCAGCATGGTGGAATCGACGGGAGTATATTTCGCTTTATCTGATATTACCGAACGCAAATTAACACAAAAAGATTTAACGCGTGGTTACCGAGCAGAAGGACTTGCGATTATGCTTGGCGGTGTATTTAATACATTCCCTTATACGGCTTATTCGCAAAACGTTGGACTCGTTCAACTTTCTGGTATTAAAACACGTAAAGTGATTTATGCGGCCGCTGGTTTCCTAATTGTTCTTGGTTTGATTCCAAAAATTGGTGCAGTGACAACGATCATTCCGACACCAGTTCTCGGCGGCGCTATGGTCGCAATGTTCGGCATGGTTGTCGCACAAGGAATTAAGATGCTTGGAAAAGTTAATTTCACTTCTCAAGAAAACTTATTAATTATTGCGTGTGCAGTTGGTGTTGGCTTAGGCGTAACAGTCGTACCAGATTTGTTTAATGCTTTTCCATCCTTTGTTCGCTTATTTACGAGTAATGGAATTGTTGCGGGCAGTGTGACAGCTATTACATTAAATATCATTTTCAATATGATTCCACACCGCAAAGATAAAAAAGTAGCAGATCCAGAACCACAACATGCGAAATAA
- a CDS encoding xanthine phosphoribosyltransferase: MKLLEEFIQEKGTVLPGNVLKVDAFLNHQIDPVLMQAMGNEFAKRFQDLGITKIVTIESSGIAPAVFAGLALSVPVVFARKKKSVTLTDNLFTSTVYSYTKKESNDISVSKQFLTADDTILVIDDFLANGQAALGLLEIAEHAGAKVAGIGIVIEKSFQQGRELLNKTGIPVYSLARIASLENEEILFLEEE; this comes from the coding sequence TTGAAATTACTGGAAGAGTTTATTCAAGAAAAAGGCACGGTCTTACCGGGGAATGTTTTAAAAGTGGATGCTTTTTTAAATCACCAAATTGATCCGGTTTTAATGCAAGCGATGGGAAATGAATTTGCTAAACGCTTCCAAGATTTAGGGATTACAAAAATTGTAACGATTGAATCTTCAGGTATCGCACCCGCCGTTTTTGCAGGGCTTGCGCTTTCCGTACCAGTCGTGTTTGCACGTAAGAAAAAATCAGTGACATTAACGGACAATTTATTCACAAGCACTGTCTATTCGTACACTAAAAAAGAATCGAATGATATTTCTGTATCAAAACAATTTTTAACTGCAGATGATACGATTTTGGTCATTGATGATTTTCTGGCAAATGGTCAGGCAGCACTCGGCTTACTTGAAATTGCGGAACATGCCGGAGCAAAGGTGGCGGGAATTGGGATTGTGATTGAAAAATCTTTCCAACAAGGTCGCGAATTATTAAATAAAACAGGGATTCCAGTTTATTCACTAGCACGAATTGCCTCACTTGAAAACGAAGAAATCTTATTTTTAGAGGAGGAATAG
- a CDS encoding carboxypeptidase M32 yields MVETLEEEFLAYIKKMEALEEALALVYWDLRTGAPAKGMEGRSDVIGVLSEEIFNMQTSEEMAAFIAGLNQDKENLSEITRKTLEESQKTYDLNKKIPSKEYAEYTKLVAQAETAWTTAREQNDFAAFEPFLTKILEMKRKFVEYWGYEENKYDTLLDQYEPGVTVSVLDSVFEKVRDGIMAIREKIENEGVKPDATILNTKISEAKQKEFSIRILNKMGFDFEAGRLDETVHPFATGLNTGDVRITTRYNENDFKMAVFGTIHEGGHAIYEQNFDEALVGTPLANGASMGIHESQSLFYEIIIGSSLAFWKSNYADFQAITKPAFDQVKLEDFYRAVNISESSLIRIEADTLTYPLHIMIRYELEKALINGELEVKDLPKAWGDKYEEYLGIRPDNDTNGVLQDIHWAGGDFGYFPSYALGLMYAAQFFNQMQKEIPNIDAIIASDDYSELKTWLTEHVHKFGKTKKPLEILTDTTGEGLNPTYLLDLLEKRYAYVYQFNK; encoded by the coding sequence TTGGTAGAAACATTAGAAGAGGAATTTTTAGCGTATATTAAAAAGATGGAAGCTCTAGAAGAAGCACTCGCATTAGTTTACTGGGATCTTCGTACAGGTGCGCCGGCAAAAGGGATGGAAGGCCGTTCGGATGTTATTGGCGTTCTTTCTGAAGAGATTTTCAATATGCAAACGTCAGAAGAAATGGCTGCTTTTATTGCTGGACTTAATCAAGATAAAGAAAATCTATCCGAAATCACTCGTAAAACTTTAGAAGAATCTCAAAAAACATATGATTTAAATAAAAAAATCCCAAGTAAAGAATATGCGGAATATACAAAGCTAGTAGCGCAAGCGGAAACCGCTTGGACAACAGCACGCGAACAAAATGATTTTGCAGCATTTGAACCATTCCTAACAAAAATTTTAGAAATGAAGCGTAAATTCGTTGAGTATTGGGGTTATGAAGAAAATAAATATGACACATTACTTGATCAATATGAGCCAGGCGTAACCGTATCTGTGCTTGATTCCGTATTTGAGAAAGTACGTGACGGCATTATGGCGATTCGTGAAAAAATCGAAAATGAAGGTGTGAAGCCTGATGCGACGATTTTAAACACCAAAATATCTGAAGCAAAACAAAAAGAATTTAGTATTCGTATTTTGAATAAAATGGGTTTTGATTTTGAAGCAGGACGTTTAGATGAAACGGTTCATCCGTTTGCAACAGGCCTAAATACAGGTGATGTTCGTATTACGACACGTTATAACGAAAATGATTTTAAAATGGCTGTTTTTGGAACGATTCATGAAGGCGGACATGCGATTTACGAACAAAATTTTGATGAGGCGCTTGTAGGAACACCGCTTGCCAATGGGGCTTCTATGGGAATTCATGAGTCGCAATCTTTATTTTATGAAATTATTATCGGTTCTAGCTTAGCATTTTGGAAAAGTAATTATGCTGACTTCCAAGCGATTACAAAACCTGCTTTTGATCAAGTGAAGCTGGAAGATTTCTACCGTGCTGTGAATATCTCTGAAAGTTCGCTGATTCGAATTGAAGCGGATACTTTAACTTATCCGCTACATATTATGATTCGTTATGAACTGGAAAAAGCGCTTATTAACGGTGAATTGGAAGTAAAAGATTTACCGAAAGCTTGGGGCGATAAGTACGAAGAATATCTAGGTATTCGTCCAGATAATGATACAAATGGCGTTCTGCAAGATATTCACTGGGCTGGTGGCGATTTTGGTTACTTCCCATCCTACGCACTTGGCTTAATGTACGCGGCACAGTTCTTTAACCAAATGCAAAAAGAAATTCCGAATATCGATGCGATTATTGCCAGTGATGATTATTCGGAATTAAAAACGTGGTTGACTGAACATGTGCATAAATTTGGTAAAACAAAGAAACCTTTAGAAATTTTAACAGATACAACGGGAGAGGGCTTGAATCCAACGTATTTGCTAGATTTACTAGAAAAAAGATACGCCTATGTTTATCAATTTAATAAGTAA
- a CDS encoding class I SAM-dependent RNA methyltransferase, with the protein MKTFQLVATAASGLEAIVGKEVARLGYDPKVENGKVYFEGDLSAIAKANLWLRVADRVKIVVGVFKATTFDELFEKTKALPWEDYLPLDAQFPVAGKSVKSTLYSVPDCQAIVKKAIVNRVSEKYRRSGRLMETGALFKLEVSILKDEVTLTIDTSGAGLHKRGYRLAQGSAPIKETMAAALVLLTSWHPDRPFYDPVCGSGTIPIEAALIGQNIAPGFNREFVSETWDWMPKQVWADARQEAEDLANYDQPLNIIGGDIDARLIEIAKQNAVEAGLGDLITFRQLQVADFQTEDEYGVVVANPPYGERLEDEEAVRQLYREMGIVYKRMPTWSVYVLTSYELFEEVYGKKATKKRKLYNGYLRTDLYQYWGPRKPRPKKED; encoded by the coding sequence ATGAAAACATTTCAGTTGGTAGCGACGGCTGCTTCGGGTTTAGAAGCAATTGTTGGAAAAGAAGTAGCGCGCTTAGGCTATGATCCAAAAGTAGAAAACGGTAAAGTATATTTTGAAGGAGATTTATCTGCAATTGCTAAAGCGAACCTATGGCTTCGTGTAGCTGACCGTGTGAAAATTGTGGTTGGAGTTTTTAAAGCAACGACATTTGATGAACTATTTGAAAAGACGAAAGCTTTACCTTGGGAAGATTATTTGCCACTTGATGCACAGTTTCCAGTGGCTGGGAAATCAGTTAAGTCAACGCTTTATAGTGTGCCTGATTGCCAAGCGATTGTAAAAAAAGCCATTGTTAACCGTGTTAGTGAAAAGTATCGTCGTTCTGGTCGCTTGATGGAAACAGGGGCGTTATTTAAGTTAGAAGTTTCTATTTTAAAAGATGAAGTAACTTTAACAATTGACACTAGTGGTGCGGGATTACATAAACGTGGTTATCGGTTAGCACAAGGTAGCGCGCCAATCAAAGAAACAATGGCAGCGGCGCTTGTCTTACTGACTAGTTGGCATCCGGATAGACCATTTTATGACCCAGTATGTGGTTCTGGAACAATTCCAATTGAGGCAGCACTTATTGGACAAAACATTGCGCCAGGTTTTAATCGTGAGTTTGTATCGGAAACATGGGACTGGATGCCGAAGCAAGTTTGGGCGGATGCGAGACAAGAAGCGGAAGATTTGGCTAATTATGATCAACCGCTAAATATTATTGGTGGCGATATTGATGCTCGGTTAATCGAAATCGCGAAACAAAATGCTGTGGAGGCTGGTCTTGGCGATTTAATTACTTTTAGACAACTTCAAGTAGCTGACTTCCAAACAGAAGATGAGTACGGGGTCGTTGTTGCGAATCCACCGTACGGGGAACGTTTAGAGGACGAGGAAGCAGTGCGCCAACTGTACCGTGAAATGGGGATTGTCTACAAACGTATGCCGACGTGGTCTGTGTATGTGCTGACTTCTTATGAACTTTTTGAAGAAGTTTATGGTAAAAAAGCGACGAAAAAACGCAAATTATACAATGGTTACTTGCGCACAGATTTATATCAATATTGGGGTCCAAGAAAACCACGTCCTAAAAAAGAAGATTGA
- the gpsB gene encoding cell division regulator GpsB — protein sequence MTSEQFEYHLTGKEILEKEFKTGLRGYSPEDVDEFLDMVIKDYSTFTQEIEALQAENIRLVQELDNAPLRTSTQPAPTFQAAAQPAGTTNFDILKRLSNLEKHVFGNKLDDNE from the coding sequence ATGACTTCGGAACAATTTGAGTATCACTTAACAGGTAAAGAAATTTTGGAAAAAGAATTTAAAACTGGGCTTCGTGGTTATAGTCCAGAAGATGTTGATGAGTTTTTAGACATGGTTATTAAAGATTACAGTACTTTTACCCAAGAAATCGAGGCACTGCAAGCTGAAAATATTCGACTTGTTCAAGAGCTTGATAATGCACCACTTAGAACTTCAACACAACCAGCACCAACTTTCCAAGCAGCGGCACAACCTGCTGGAACGACCAACTTTGATATTCTAAAACGTCTTTCTAACTTAGAAAAACATGTTTTTGGAAATAAGCTGGACGACAACGAATAG
- a CDS encoding DUF1273 domain-containing protein: protein MKSIAVTGYKNFELGIFKKDADETVYIKETIKRHLLPLVEDGLEWVIISGQLGIELWAGDVVAELKEEYPIKLGVLEPFEKQSANWNEANQLWANEVLEKADYHAFITKRPYESPAQFAARDGFIIDNTDGALLVYDLEKEGSPKFFYDRAMQAKEQANYYLECIDFYALQEVVEDMNQTF from the coding sequence GTGAAATCCATCGCAGTGACGGGATATAAAAATTTTGAACTTGGAATTTTTAAAAAGGATGCGGATGAGACAGTCTATATTAAAGAAACCATCAAACGTCATTTGCTTCCGCTCGTGGAAGATGGGCTTGAATGGGTGATTATTTCTGGACAATTAGGGATTGAACTCTGGGCAGGCGATGTGGTTGCAGAATTAAAAGAAGAGTATCCGATTAAGCTCGGGGTTCTTGAGCCGTTTGAAAAGCAAAGTGCTAATTGGAATGAAGCGAACCAATTATGGGCGAACGAAGTACTTGAAAAAGCAGACTATCATGCTTTTATTACGAAGCGTCCTTATGAAAGTCCAGCACAATTTGCGGCAAGAGATGGTTTTATTATTGATAATACGGATGGCGCTTTACTTGTGTATGATTTAGAAAAAGAAGGCTCGCCTAAATTTTTTTATGACCGAGCAATGCAAGCGAAAGAACAAGCTAATTATTATTTGGAATGCATTGACTTTTATGCACTACAAGAGGTGGTTGAGGATATGAATCAAACATTTTAA